One genomic segment of Strix aluco isolate bStrAlu1 chromosome 9, bStrAlu1.hap1, whole genome shotgun sequence includes these proteins:
- the SCLY gene encoding selenocysteine lyase, with amino-acid sequence MGAGTEPAEAQHDAAEGRIYLDYNATTPLAPEVAQAVWDAMRQAWGNPSSSHPAGRKAKELVGSARESLARMVGGRPEDIIFTSGGTEANNMVIQTARRHFCENQARPGDGWGTPHIVTSSVEHDSVRLPLEQLVKESLAEVTFVAVSPQSGRAEVDDVLAAIRPTTCLVSIMLANNETGVIMPVTELSQRVRALNQQRAAAGLPRILVHTDAAQMIGKGRVDVQELGVDYLTIVGHKFYGPRIGALYVRGPGTTTPLHPMLFGGGQERNFRPGTENTPMIAGLGQAAELVSKNWEAYEAHMRDVRDYLEARLEASFGKQRIHLNSHFTGSKRLCNTSNFSILGPGLQGRRVLSRCQTLLASVGAACHSEKGDRPSSILLSCGIPCDVAQNALRLSVGRDTTRADVDLVVQDLVQAVAQLEQDQTP; translated from the exons atGGGCGCCGGGACGGAGCCGGCGGAGGCGCAGCACGACGCGGCAGAGGG GAGGATCTACCTGGACTACAACGCCACCACCCCGCTGGCCCCCGAGGTGGCCCAGGCTGTGTGGGACGCCATGCGCCAGGCCTGGGGcaaccccagcagctcccaccctgcag GCAGGAAGGCGAAGGAGCTCGTTGGCAGTGCCCGGGAGAGCCTGGCGAGGATGGTGGGAGGTCGACCGGAGGACATCATCTTTACCTCGGGGGGTACAGAG GCAAACAACATGGTGATCCAGACTGCCCGCAGGCACTTCTGCGAAAACCAGGCCAGGCCGGGGGATGGCTGGGGGACACCACATATCGTGACGTCAAGCGTGGAGCACGACTCCGTCCGCCTGCCGCTGGAGCAGCTGGTGAAGGAGAGTCTGGCGG AAGTCACCTTTGTGGCCGTGTCCCCACAAAGTGGGCGGGCTGAGGTGGACGACGTCCTCGCCGCCATCCGGCCAACCACCTGCCTGGTTTCCATCATGCTGGCCAATAACGAGACTGGGGTCATCATG CCTGTAACGGAGCTGAGCCAGCGTGTCCGCGCCCTCAATCAGCAGAGAGCGGCAGCGGGGCTGCCCAGGATCCTGGTGCACACGGATGCGGCCCAGATGATTGGCAAGGGGCGCGTGGACGTGCAGGAGCTGGGGGTGGACTACCTCACCATCGTGGGACACAAG TTCTACGGCCCGCGGATCGGTGCGCTGTACGTGCGCGGCCCTGGCACCACCACCCCGCTGCACCCCATGCTCTTCGGAGGGGGACAGGAGAGGAATTTCCGGCCGGG cACTGAGAACACCCCAATGATCGCCGGCCTCGGCCAG GCTGCAGAGTTAGTGAGCAAGAACTGGGAGGCCTATGAGGCTCACATGCGGGATGTTCGGGATTACCTGGAGGCCAGGCTGGAG GCCTCCTTTGGGAAGCAGAGAATCCACCTCAACAGCCACTTCACGGGCTCCAAGCGACTCTGCAACACCTCTAACTTCTCCATCCTGGGCCCAGGGCTTCAAG GGCGAAGGGTGCTGTCTCGCTGCCAGACGCTTCTCGCCAGCGTTGGGGCTGCCTGCCACTCTGAGAAAGGGGATCG GCCCTCCTCGATTCTGCTGAGCTGCGGGATCCCCTGCGACGTGGCGCAGAACGCCTTGCGGCTGAGCGTGGGCCGAGACACCACGCGGGCAGATGTGGACCTGGTGGTGCAGGACCTCGTGCAGgctgtggcacagctggagcaggacCAAACCCCATAG
- the LOC141926974 gene encoding uncharacterized protein LOC141926974, translated as MESLDTEVRARKTLGTVEYVESSGFTQGVLPTKKDVVQNMLYLLQPKRAGQAQRSKEDAAQLLAEHLQEHWLVCNLHTIATQNIKKLILKMYEEFTRLYQTRKQRQNQAFTERADKFNESSEKLFDVFCTDAQTRNKLEEYSGIKMTSIEWKFLEDQRSERKMYYEDFTDKQELKMMERRQKIQCLEHFRKLAREEKEGNKAKEMKYKSDEQSDEGTSVDESYPAEEENGGAPAFSLRGRRKRRCTATAASAAMPLECQHIRMSIRRVRPGFYETVEKVKNC; from the coding sequence ATGGAATCACTGGACACGGAGGTGAGAGCACGGAAGACTCTGGGGACTGTTGAATATGTAGAGTCTTCGGGTTTCACCCAGGGAGTACTGCCAACCAAGAAGGATGTGGTTCAGAATATGCTGTACTTGTTGCAGCCCAAAAGAGCTGGCCAGGCCCAGCGGTCCAAAGAGGATGCAGCCCAGTTGCTCGCTGAGCACCTGCAAGAGCACTGGTTGGTTTGTAACTTGCACACCATCGCGACGCAAAATATAAAGAAACTTATCCTCAAAATGTACGAGGAGTTTACCAGATTGTATCAGACCAGAAAGCAGAGACAGAACCAGGCTTTTACCGAGCGAGCAGACAAATTCAACGAGAGTTCAGAGAAGCTCTTTGATGTATTTTGTACAGACGCGCAGACGAGAAATAAACTGGAGGAATACAGTGGAATAAAAATGACTAGCATCGAGTGGAAATTTCTTGAAGATCAAAGAAGCGAAAGAAAGATGTACTATGAAGATTTCACAGACAAGCAGGAATTGAAGATGatggaaagaagacaaaagataCAATGTCTGGAGCACTTCAGAAAACTcgccagggaggagaaggaaggaaacaaagcGAAGGAAATGAAATATAAAAGTGACGAGCAATCGGACGAAGGCACGAGCGTGGATGAATCTTACCCTGCGGAGGAAGAGAACGGCGGGGCTCCGGCCTTTTCGCTGCGGGGCAGAAGGAAGCGCCGGTGCACCGCGACTGCCGCGAGCGCCGCCATGCCCCTGGAGTGCCAGCATATACGGATGAGCATCAGGAGAGTTAGGCCTGGGTTCTACGAGACTGTGGAGAAGGTCAAAAACTGCTAG
- the AIRE gene encoding autoimmune regulator isoform X2 — protein sequence MAGLGGEGDLRHLLKIHRTEIAMAVDDVFPLLHGLADHDVVPEHVFKETLSQTEREGSHRAFHALLTWLLGRDAATVRDFWAVLFKDYNLERYTRLRPLRGAFPREVELGRQRRGRCLSTSPTAPALHRPQGKRKAPEERDGARAVQPSPRHVPSPGPLVKTRSVKKPEGVDAPRTPRASALQAVATSVQRAVAVAGSEVPVTRGAVEGILIKHVLEPGSSRMSSKAGDEPCAPATCEEPGARSRSRSLKPPARPKAPQSSGEPRLHPQGQLPVPTVQSQDPAPHQENEDECAACGDGGELICCDGCPRAFHLACLVPPLPRVPSGTWRCGSCVGGAAEPGQLREAAAERPPEMPREDTCGTRDGDGIVCGRCFTRIPTPRHCPVPGGDPGGLLLCTSCAGTPDTGSLDSTVAAGNHPLQAAKGAWDGILHWAFQNMARPLADTHGLFT from the exons atggcggggctggggggcgagGGGGACCTGCGGCACCTGCTGAAGATTCACCGCACCGAGATCGCCATGGCGGTGGACGACGTCTTCCCGCTGCTGCACGGCCTGGCTGACCACGACGTCGTCCCCGAGCACGTCTTCAAG GAGACGCTGAGCCAGACGGAGCGGGAGGGCTCCCACCGCGCTTTCCACGCGCTGCTCACCTGGCTGCTGGGCCGCGACGCCGCCACCGTCCGCGACTTCTGGGCCGTCCTCTTCAAGGACTACAACCTGGAGAGGTACACCCGGCTCCGGCCCCTCCGTGGCGCCTTCCCCAGAG AGGTGGAGCTGGGGCGGCAGCGCCGCGGGAGGTGCCTCTCCACCAGCCCCACGGCGCCGGCCCTGCACAGACCCCAAGGCAAGAGGAAAGCCCCCGAGGAGCGGGACGGGGCCCGAGCGGTGCAGCCCTCCCCGCGGCACGTCCCCAGCCCCG GGCCCCTGGTGAAGACGAGGAGCGTGAAGAAGCCGGAGGGCGTGGATGCCCCCCGCACCCCTCGTGCCAGTG ctctccaggcagTGGCCACCTCGGTGCAGCGAGCGGTGGCCGTGGCGGGCAGCGAGGTGCCCGTCACCCGCGGGGCCGTTGAGGGCATCCTCATCAAACACGTGCTGGAGCCGG GCAGCTCCAGGATGAGCAGCAAAGCAGGGGATGAGCCCTGTGCTCCAGCCACCTGTGAGGAGCCGGGGGCCAGGAGCAGAAGCCGCAGCCTGAAGCCCCCCGCCCGGCCCAAGGCACCCCAAAGT AGCGGAGAGCCCCGACTGCACCCCCAGGGCCAGCTGCCGGTACCCACCGTGCAAAGCCAGGACCCCGCACCCCACCAG GAGAATGAGGACGAGTGTGCAGCCTGCGGTGACGGCGGTGAGCTCATCTGCTGCGACGGCTGCCCCAGGGCCTTCCACCTCGCCTGCTTGGTGCCCCCGCTGCCCCGCGTCCCCAG TGGGACGTGGCGGTGCGGCTCCTGTGTGGGGGGCGCAGCCGAGCCGGGCCAGCTGCGGGAGGCGGCTGCGGAGCGACCCCCCGAGATGCCGAGGGAGGACACGTGTGGCACCCGGGATGGCGACGGGATCGTCTGCGGCCGCTGTTTCACCCGCATCCCCACACCTCGGCACTGCCCCGTGCCCGGCGGGGACCCCGG ggggctgctgctctgcacatCCTGCGCGGGCACCCCGGACACAGGCAGCCTCGACAGCACCGTGGCAGCCGGAAACCACCCGCTACAGGCAGCCAAG GGGGCCTGGGACGGGATCCTGCACTGGGCGTTCCAGAACATGGCACGGCCCCTCGCAGACACCCACGGACTCTTCACCTAA
- the AIRE gene encoding autoimmune regulator isoform X1 produces MAGLGGEGDLRHLLKIHRTEIAMAVDDVFPLLHGLADHDVVPEHVFKETLSQTEREGSHRAFHALLTWLLGRDAATVRDFWAVLFKDYNLERYTRLRPLRGAFPREVELGRQRRGRCLSTSPTAPALHRPQGKRKAPEERDGARAVQPSPRHVPSPGPLVKTRSVKKPEGVDAPRTPRASALQAVATSVQRAVAVAGSEVPVTRGAVEGILIKHVLEPGSSRMSSKAGDEPCAPATCEEPGARSRSRSLKPPARPKAPQSSGEPRLHPQGQLPVPTVQSQDPAPHQENEDECAACGDGGELICCDGCPRAFHLACLVPPLPRVPSGTWRCGSCVGGAAEPGQLREAAAERPPEMPREDTCGTRDGDGIVCGRCFTRIPTPRHCPVPGGDPGGLLLCTSCAGTPDTGSLDSTVAAGNHPLQAAKAEHVSPGSDPALSRDELDALLGEGAWDGILHWAFQNMARPLADTHGLFT; encoded by the exons atggcggggctggggggcgagGGGGACCTGCGGCACCTGCTGAAGATTCACCGCACCGAGATCGCCATGGCGGTGGACGACGTCTTCCCGCTGCTGCACGGCCTGGCTGACCACGACGTCGTCCCCGAGCACGTCTTCAAG GAGACGCTGAGCCAGACGGAGCGGGAGGGCTCCCACCGCGCTTTCCACGCGCTGCTCACCTGGCTGCTGGGCCGCGACGCCGCCACCGTCCGCGACTTCTGGGCCGTCCTCTTCAAGGACTACAACCTGGAGAGGTACACCCGGCTCCGGCCCCTCCGTGGCGCCTTCCCCAGAG AGGTGGAGCTGGGGCGGCAGCGCCGCGGGAGGTGCCTCTCCACCAGCCCCACGGCGCCGGCCCTGCACAGACCCCAAGGCAAGAGGAAAGCCCCCGAGGAGCGGGACGGGGCCCGAGCGGTGCAGCCCTCCCCGCGGCACGTCCCCAGCCCCG GGCCCCTGGTGAAGACGAGGAGCGTGAAGAAGCCGGAGGGCGTGGATGCCCCCCGCACCCCTCGTGCCAGTG ctctccaggcagTGGCCACCTCGGTGCAGCGAGCGGTGGCCGTGGCGGGCAGCGAGGTGCCCGTCACCCGCGGGGCCGTTGAGGGCATCCTCATCAAACACGTGCTGGAGCCGG GCAGCTCCAGGATGAGCAGCAAAGCAGGGGATGAGCCCTGTGCTCCAGCCACCTGTGAGGAGCCGGGGGCCAGGAGCAGAAGCCGCAGCCTGAAGCCCCCCGCCCGGCCCAAGGCACCCCAAAGT AGCGGAGAGCCCCGACTGCACCCCCAGGGCCAGCTGCCGGTACCCACCGTGCAAAGCCAGGACCCCGCACCCCACCAG GAGAATGAGGACGAGTGTGCAGCCTGCGGTGACGGCGGTGAGCTCATCTGCTGCGACGGCTGCCCCAGGGCCTTCCACCTCGCCTGCTTGGTGCCCCCGCTGCCCCGCGTCCCCAG TGGGACGTGGCGGTGCGGCTCCTGTGTGGGGGGCGCAGCCGAGCCGGGCCAGCTGCGGGAGGCGGCTGCGGAGCGACCCCCCGAGATGCCGAGGGAGGACACGTGTGGCACCCGGGATGGCGACGGGATCGTCTGCGGCCGCTGTTTCACCCGCATCCCCACACCTCGGCACTGCCCCGTGCCCGGCGGGGACCCCGG ggggctgctgctctgcacatCCTGCGCGGGCACCCCGGACACAGGCAGCCTCGACAGCACCGTGGCAGCCGGAAACCACCCGCTACAGGCAGCCAAG GCAGAGCATGTCTCCCCCGGCAGCGACCCCGCGCTGAGCAGGGACGAGCTCGACGCGCTCCTGGGTGAG GGGGCCTGGGACGGGATCCTGCACTGGGCGTTCCAGAACATGGCACGGCCCCTCGCAGACACCCACGGACTCTTCACCTAA